In Archangium violaceum, the following are encoded in one genomic region:
- a CDS encoding FAD-dependent oxidoreductase: MSKTLICSCEDVTADDIRHAVSKGFCDVESVKRFTGFGTGICQGKGCLSAVAALLAKEKAQKPAGLLPFTPRPPEFPTELSLLASAPVDESQPPVGGVPQELSDFPPALRPEGPVPARAKVVIIGGGIMGLALAYNLSLRGETDVVVLERGYLCAGASGRNGGGVRMQWGTSANIELAKRSIALMGRFARDLGINVWLRQGGYLFMAKTKAVAERLERNVALHNKHGVPTRLLTVDEAREVVPGLSLKGAQAASYNPEDGVIFPWPFLWGYANACRKAGIKVETFTNVTGFELSDGLVRKVKTDRGDIACDTVVLATGAWSPEIAKLAGVQLPNEPHRHEILSTEPLKPFLSPLVSVLDSGLYFSQSMRGEIVGGMGDPKEPPGLNMGSTLRFVSRFSRALLEQMPQLGHVKVLRQWAGCYDVTPDNNPVLGRTPGLENLLQLSGFVGHGFMMAPAVAERMAQWMTTGESDELFTRFNLRRFQEGKLEREDMIIG; this comes from the coding sequence ATGAGCAAGACGCTGATCTGCTCCTGCGAGGACGTGACCGCCGATGACATCCGGCACGCCGTCTCGAAGGGCTTCTGTGACGTGGAGTCGGTGAAGCGCTTCACGGGTTTCGGCACGGGCATCTGCCAGGGCAAGGGCTGCCTGTCGGCGGTGGCGGCGCTGCTGGCGAAGGAGAAGGCGCAGAAGCCCGCGGGCCTGCTGCCCTTCACGCCGCGGCCGCCGGAGTTCCCGACGGAGCTGTCGTTGCTGGCCTCGGCGCCGGTGGACGAGTCCCAGCCTCCCGTGGGCGGGGTGCCCCAGGAGTTGAGCGACTTCCCGCCGGCACTGCGGCCGGAGGGCCCGGTGCCCGCGCGCGCGAAGGTGGTCATCATCGGCGGCGGCATCATGGGCCTGGCGCTGGCGTACAACCTGTCCCTGCGCGGCGAGACGGACGTGGTGGTGCTCGAGCGCGGCTACCTGTGCGCGGGCGCGTCCGGGCGCAACGGCGGCGGCGTGCGCATGCAGTGGGGCACGTCGGCCAACATCGAGCTGGCCAAGCGCTCCATCGCGCTGATGGGCCGGTTCGCGCGCGACCTGGGCATCAACGTGTGGCTGCGCCAGGGCGGCTACCTCTTCATGGCCAAGACGAAGGCCGTGGCGGAGCGCCTGGAGCGCAACGTGGCGCTGCACAACAAGCACGGAGTGCCCACGCGGCTGCTCACGGTGGACGAGGCGCGCGAGGTGGTGCCCGGCCTGTCGCTCAAGGGCGCGCAGGCGGCCTCGTACAATCCGGAGGACGGGGTCATCTTCCCCTGGCCCTTCCTCTGGGGCTACGCGAACGCCTGCCGCAAGGCCGGCATCAAGGTCGAGACCTTCACCAACGTCACCGGCTTCGAGTTGTCGGACGGCCTGGTGCGCAAGGTGAAGACGGATCGCGGCGACATCGCCTGCGACACGGTGGTGCTGGCCACGGGGGCGTGGAGCCCGGAGATCGCGAAGCTCGCGGGGGTGCAGCTGCCCAACGAGCCGCACCGGCATGAAATCCTCAGCACGGAGCCGCTCAAGCCCTTCCTGAGCCCGCTGGTGTCGGTGCTGGACTCGGGGCTGTACTTCAGCCAGTCGATGCGCGGGGAAATCGTCGGCGGCATGGGCGATCCGAAGGAGCCGCCGGGGCTGAACATGGGCTCGACGTTGCGCTTCGTGTCGCGCTTCTCGCGGGCGCTGCTGGAGCAGATGCCGCAGCTGGGCCACGTGAAGGTGCTGCGCCAGTGGGCGGGCTGCTACGACGTGACGCCGGACAACAACCCGGTGCTGGGCCGCACGCCGGGCCTGGAGAACCTGCTCCAGCTGTCGGGCTTCGTGGGGCACGGCTTCATGATGGCCCCCGCGGTGGCCGAGCGGATGGCGCAGTGGATGACCACGGGCGAGTCCGACGAGCTCTTCACGCGCTTCAACCTGCGCCGCTTCCAGGAGGGCAAGCTGGAGCGCGAGGACATGATCATCGGCTGA
- a CDS encoding alpha/beta fold hydrolase: protein MPYRRLTRFVTAPDGTRVAYHTHVGNAPEGEAELALASWPTVLLTNGIGTSENFWRYIVADLEQDHRVVHWDFRGHGRSHLAVQGDYSLRAQVDDLERVTEETMTRGDGRPPHHVGFSMGVRVVLELYRRRPELVSALTLIGGSPSTPDPTAWFIPLPGGYATLERAFRSLTPLVPRVAPLVHELLSSRLAYPFGRASGLLRARAPRADIQEFLLALRRMDPQAFWMMMRGLVEAPPSWDVLPQLRVPVQIIAAKNDLLVPLLEMKRMRERLPGAEWVLVEDAGHAGLVEAGTEIAEALRAFRQSCGVGPAYPAHVS, encoded by the coding sequence ATGCCCTACCGCCGCCTCACCCGCTTCGTCACCGCCCCCGATGGCACCCGCGTCGCGTACCACACGCATGTGGGCAATGCCCCGGAGGGCGAGGCGGAGTTGGCGCTCGCCTCCTGGCCGACGGTGCTGCTCACCAACGGCATCGGCACCTCGGAGAACTTCTGGCGGTACATCGTCGCGGACCTGGAACAGGACCACCGCGTGGTGCACTGGGACTTCCGGGGTCATGGCCGGAGCCACCTGGCCGTCCAGGGGGACTACTCGCTGCGCGCCCAGGTGGATGACCTCGAGCGCGTCACCGAGGAGACGATGACCCGAGGTGACGGACGTCCCCCGCACCACGTGGGCTTCTCCATGGGCGTGCGCGTGGTGCTGGAGCTGTACCGGCGCCGGCCAGAGCTGGTGTCCGCCTTGACGCTCATCGGCGGCAGCCCCTCCACGCCGGATCCGACCGCCTGGTTCATCCCGCTGCCGGGCGGGTACGCCACCCTGGAGCGTGCCTTCCGGAGCCTGACACCCCTGGTGCCCCGCGTGGCGCCGCTCGTCCACGAGCTGCTCTCCTCGCGGCTGGCGTACCCGTTCGGGCGTGCCTCGGGCCTGCTGCGGGCCCGCGCTCCACGCGCGGACATCCAGGAGTTCCTGCTGGCCCTGCGCCGGATGGATCCGCAGGCCTTCTGGATGATGATGCGCGGTCTGGTCGAGGCTCCGCCCTCCTGGGACGTGTTGCCCCAGCTCCGGGTGCCCGTGCAGATCATCGCCGCGAAGAACGACCTGCTGGTGCCCCTGCTCGAGATGAAGCGGATGCGCGAGCGGCTGCCGGGCGCGGAGTGGGTGCTGGTGGAGGACGCGGGCCACGCGGGGCTGGTGGAGGCGGGCACGGAGATCGCCGAGGCCCTGCGTGCCTTCCGTCAGTCCTGCGGAGTGGGACCGGCCTACCCGGCGCACGTGTCGTGA
- a CDS encoding methyltransferase: protein MNSPQLPPQAILAQLGMGYLVTASLTTVAKLRIADMLSDGPKPLEELALRSETHPRSLHRALRALASLGIFSEDEQGRFGLTPLAEPLRTDVPGSMRDALLMLAHPAFWDAAGEMLYTLRTGKNALEHNLGEMFFDYLAKNREAAEIFDNGVTGFTAMENAPIASAYDFSGCQRVVDVGGGHGGFIAEVLKRNPSLKGTLFDLEYVLKGPTVLQAEGVADRCDTVVGDFFKSIPAGADAYLVKRVLHDWDDEECVSIMKSVRRALPAHGRVLAIDVVISPGNEPSPGKIVDLLMLSSSRGRERTERDFQEMFAAAGLKVSRVIPTPSPLCIVEGVIA, encoded by the coding sequence ATGAACAGCCCTCAGCTTCCCCCCCAAGCCATCCTGGCCCAGCTCGGTATGGGCTACCTGGTGACGGCCTCACTCACGACGGTGGCGAAGCTGCGCATCGCGGACATGCTGAGTGACGGCCCGAAGCCGCTCGAGGAGCTCGCGCTGCGCTCGGAGACGCACCCGCGCTCGCTGCACCGGGCGCTCCGGGCCCTGGCCAGCCTGGGCATCTTCTCCGAGGACGAGCAGGGCCGCTTCGGCCTCACCCCGCTGGCCGAGCCGCTGCGCACGGACGTGCCCGGCTCCATGCGCGATGCCCTCCTCATGCTGGCCCACCCCGCCTTCTGGGACGCCGCCGGGGAGATGCTCTACACGCTGCGCACGGGCAAGAACGCGCTGGAGCACAACCTCGGGGAGATGTTCTTCGACTACCTGGCGAAGAACCGCGAAGCCGCCGAGATCTTCGACAACGGCGTGACGGGCTTCACCGCGATGGAGAACGCTCCCATCGCCAGCGCCTATGACTTCTCCGGCTGCCAGCGCGTGGTGGACGTGGGCGGCGGCCACGGTGGCTTCATCGCCGAGGTCCTCAAGCGCAACCCCTCGCTGAAGGGCACGCTGTTCGATCTCGAGTACGTGCTCAAGGGGCCCACCGTGCTCCAGGCCGAGGGCGTGGCGGACCGGTGCGACACCGTGGTGGGTGACTTCTTCAAGTCCATTCCCGCGGGCGCCGATGCCTACCTCGTCAAGCGCGTCCTCCACGACTGGGACGACGAGGAGTGCGTTTCCATCATGAAGAGCGTGCGCCGGGCCCTGCCGGCCCATGGGCGCGTGCTGGCCATCGACGTGGTCATCTCCCCGGGCAACGAGCCCAGCCCCGGGAAGATCGTCGATCTGCTGATGCTCTCCTCCTCGCGTGGCCGTGAGCGCACCGAGCGCGACTTCCAGGAGATGTTCGCCGCCGCCGGGCTGAAGGTGTCGCGCGTCATCCCCACGCCCTCGCCGCTGTGCATCGTCGAGGGCGTCATCGCCTGA
- a CDS encoding lysophospholipid acyltransferase family protein yields the protein MNALLSMYAWLETGLVALTGFCIQAPLVVTWPFDRRKVVTGRAFRLIGVTAARLNPFWKFSVHGKPVRPSGRTVVVSNHESNADPFLISFLPWEMKWLGKASLFKIPVVGWSMWLAGDIPVRRGEKDSAQEAMAACARWLDKGMPVMIFPEGTRSKTEDLLPFKDGAFRLAIEAGADVLPMAVSGTRRALPKHSWRFATSRALVTVGTPISTKGMTLADVERLKEMAREQILALRASLMPFTGVEGKAPGEE from the coding sequence ATGAACGCACTGCTCTCCATGTATGCGTGGCTGGAAACCGGCCTGGTGGCGCTGACGGGCTTCTGCATCCAGGCGCCGCTGGTCGTCACCTGGCCCTTCGATCGGCGCAAGGTGGTGACGGGGCGCGCCTTCCGGCTCATCGGCGTCACCGCGGCCAGGCTCAACCCCTTCTGGAAGTTCAGCGTGCACGGCAAGCCGGTACGCCCCTCGGGCCGCACGGTGGTGGTGAGCAACCACGAGTCCAACGCGGACCCGTTCCTCATCTCCTTCCTGCCCTGGGAGATGAAGTGGCTGGGCAAGGCCTCGCTCTTCAAGATTCCCGTGGTGGGCTGGAGCATGTGGCTGGCCGGGGACATCCCCGTGCGCCGGGGCGAGAAGGACTCCGCCCAGGAGGCCATGGCCGCCTGTGCCCGCTGGCTGGACAAGGGCATGCCGGTGATGATCTTCCCCGAGGGCACGCGCTCGAAGACGGAGGATCTGCTGCCCTTCAAGGACGGCGCCTTCCGGCTGGCCATCGAGGCCGGGGCGGACGTGCTGCCCATGGCGGTGAGTGGAACGCGCCGGGCGCTGCCCAAGCACTCGTGGCGCTTCGCCACCTCGCGAGCGCTGGTGACGGTGGGCACGCCCATCTCCACCAAGGGCATGACGCTCGCGGACGTGGAGCGGCTCAAGGAGATGGCCCGGGAGCAGATCCTCGCGCTCCGGGCCTCGCTGATGCCGTTCACGGGCGTCGAGGGGAAGGCTCCCGGCGAGGAGTAG
- a CDS encoding phytanoyl-CoA dioxygenase family protein, translating to MLAVDAETFDIAGPLAHYAEHGYARLGRLLDAEGLETLRERADDLMLGRVSYPGFFWQMDAPSGRYEDAPLGLGWQGPSLDYRKLEKLEKDPRFLAWMENPLFERIARMLIPGDIRLYRAILFHKGQRGGSELPWHQDGGKLWGLTKDPELQLWTALDDAPLDGGCVEVVPGSHRWGLATPLGGVVPPDQVAARGADGLKVPLPVEAGEVLLLHNYVWHRSSPSRTGSRRRGFSACYMSADTRCVRKKKAPRDFFPLFRSR from the coding sequence ATGCTGGCCGTGGACGCGGAGACATTCGACATCGCGGGTCCGCTGGCGCACTACGCCGAGCATGGCTATGCGCGCCTGGGCCGGCTGCTGGACGCGGAAGGACTGGAGACGCTGCGCGAGCGCGCGGACGATCTCATGCTGGGCCGGGTGAGCTACCCGGGCTTCTTCTGGCAGATGGACGCGCCCTCGGGCCGGTACGAGGACGCGCCCCTGGGGCTCGGCTGGCAGGGCCCGTCGCTGGACTACCGCAAGCTGGAGAAGCTGGAGAAGGATCCGCGCTTCCTCGCGTGGATGGAGAACCCGCTCTTCGAGCGCATCGCCCGGATGCTCATCCCCGGGGACATCCGCCTCTACCGGGCCATCCTCTTCCACAAGGGCCAGCGCGGCGGGAGCGAGCTGCCCTGGCACCAGGACGGGGGCAAGCTGTGGGGCCTCACGAAGGATCCCGAGCTGCAACTGTGGACCGCGCTCGACGACGCGCCGTTGGACGGAGGCTGCGTGGAGGTGGTGCCGGGGAGCCACCGCTGGGGCCTGGCCACGCCGCTGGGGGGCGTGGTGCCGCCGGATCAGGTGGCGGCGCGAGGAGCGGACGGACTGAAGGTGCCGCTGCCGGTGGAAGCCGGCGAGGTGCTGCTCCTGCACAACTACGTCTGGCACCGCTCGAGCCCCAGCCGCACGGGGAGCCGCCGTCGGGGCTTCTCGGCCTGCTACATGAGCGCGGACACGCGGTGCGTGCGCAAGAAGAAGGCCCCGCGCGACTTCTTCCCGCTCTTCCGCTCCCGCTGA
- a CDS encoding universal stress protein, whose product MPTPSRILVPVDLMEGSRAIIDYAVQLARPFNASLELLHTWEPPQYVAPDLLVAAPGWSPQSLEKTALDAARKELEALVKELQSPVPITHRLEVGEPGAAIVRIAETGGFDLIVMGTHGRRGLPRLLLGSVAQKVIARAHCPVLTLHVHEEK is encoded by the coding sequence ATGCCCACGCCTTCTCGAATCCTCGTGCCCGTGGACCTGATGGAGGGTTCGCGCGCCATCATCGATTACGCGGTCCAACTCGCCCGGCCGTTCAACGCCTCGCTGGAGTTGCTGCACACCTGGGAGCCACCCCAGTACGTGGCGCCGGATCTCCTGGTCGCCGCGCCGGGCTGGAGCCCTCAGTCGCTGGAGAAGACGGCGCTCGACGCGGCGCGCAAGGAGCTGGAGGCGCTCGTCAAGGAGCTCCAGTCGCCCGTGCCCATCACCCATCGGCTGGAGGTGGGTGAGCCGGGCGCGGCCATCGTCCGGATCGCCGAGACGGGCGGGTTCGATCTGATCGTCATGGGGACGCATGGCCGCCGGGGCCTGCCGAGGCTGTTGCTGGGGAGCGTGGCCCAGAAGGTCATCGCCCGGGCGCACTGCCCCGTCCTCACGCTGCACGTGCACGAGGAGAAGTGA
- a CDS encoding exodeoxyribonuclease III produces MRIVSWNVNGLRSAHKKGFLTWLAAEKADVVGVQEVRALESQLPEEVRAPEGWRATHFVSAMRLGYSGVGLFARKTPDSVETRLGVPEMDSEGRLQVARFGRLTVVNCYFPNGNGKERDNSRVPFKLAFYRRLFKLLEKGFRDGERILVMGDFNTAHQEIDLARPKDNRETSGFLPEEREELDRWIRAGWVDTFRHFEKGGGHYSWWSQRFGVRERNVGWRLDYVLASPGAMSYVKRAGIHCQILGSDHCPVSVDLDPKVRR; encoded by the coding sequence GTGCGGATCGTTTCCTGGAACGTGAACGGGCTGAGATCGGCCCACAAGAAGGGTTTCCTGACCTGGCTGGCGGCCGAGAAGGCCGACGTGGTGGGCGTGCAGGAGGTGCGGGCGCTCGAGTCGCAGCTCCCGGAGGAGGTGCGCGCTCCCGAGGGCTGGCGTGCCACCCATTTCGTGTCGGCGATGCGCCTCGGCTACAGCGGGGTGGGGCTCTTCGCGCGCAAGACGCCGGACTCCGTGGAGACGCGGCTGGGCGTGCCGGAGATGGATTCCGAGGGCCGGCTGCAGGTGGCTCGCTTCGGGCGCCTCACCGTCGTCAACTGCTACTTCCCCAACGGCAACGGCAAGGAGCGGGACAACAGCCGGGTGCCCTTCAAGCTGGCCTTCTACCGGCGCCTCTTCAAGCTGCTGGAGAAGGGCTTTCGCGACGGCGAGCGCATCCTGGTGATGGGGGACTTCAACACCGCGCACCAGGAGATCGACCTGGCCCGGCCCAAGGACAACCGGGAGACGAGCGGCTTCCTGCCCGAGGAGCGCGAGGAGCTCGACCGGTGGATCCGCGCCGGGTGGGTGGACACCTTCCGTCACTTCGAGAAGGGTGGGGGGCACTACAGCTGGTGGAGCCAGCGCTTCGGGGTGCGCGAGCGCAACGTGGGCTGGCGCCTGGACTACGTGCTGGCCTCGCCCGGGGCCATGTCCTACGTGAAGCGCGCCGGCATCCATTGCCAGATTCTTGGCTCGGACCATTGCCCGGTGAGCGTGGATCTGGACCCCAAGGTCCGCCGCTGA
- a CDS encoding 2Fe-2S iron-sulfur cluster-binding protein, giving the protein MRRLPDAASRGKSITMDLEGESVPAVEGEPVACSLVAAGESVLARSIKYHRARGPYCFAGACSHCLMRVDGMPNVYTCRVPARAGMKLERQNAYPSAKVDVFEAIDWFFPKGLDHHEMFAGVPVAEQVMAKVARQLAGLGLLPASPAPERMPALTLRTRVAVVGGGASGLSAAQVLAARGVPFLLFEREDTLGGRFVAGAPEADAPKMPDTSALPPGSARTRATVIGLYDDEAGRYLAVVADGPEGTRLLKVYAERFLLAPGGHPPLLPFENNDLPGVYAGRAASLLMRRYGVAPEVAALVGWGPELYALARLMEEHGTKVAAVVDLKGPLPPGAPARATLGSEPKAHGRGEVSGFSYADASGRRVKVDCDAVLVAVATSPSFELARQGGAKVEFDEAREVFAVVADADGRTAAPDVYVAGDVTGGRSMVESAASGRRAAESLLGGLS; this is encoded by the coding sequence ATGAGACGCCTCCCAGATGCCGCCTCTCGCGGTAAGTCCATCACCATGGACCTCGAGGGCGAATCCGTGCCCGCGGTCGAGGGCGAGCCGGTCGCGTGCTCGCTGGTGGCCGCCGGTGAGTCCGTACTCGCCCGCTCCATCAAGTACCACCGCGCCCGTGGCCCCTACTGCTTCGCCGGTGCGTGCTCCCACTGCCTGATGCGCGTGGACGGCATGCCCAACGTCTACACCTGCCGCGTGCCAGCCCGCGCGGGCATGAAGCTGGAGCGACAGAACGCCTACCCCTCCGCCAAGGTGGACGTCTTCGAGGCGATCGACTGGTTCTTCCCCAAGGGGTTGGATCACCACGAGATGTTCGCCGGCGTGCCCGTGGCCGAGCAGGTGATGGCCAAGGTGGCGCGCCAGCTCGCGGGCCTCGGGCTGCTGCCGGCCTCGCCCGCCCCGGAGCGCATGCCCGCGCTGACGCTGCGCACCCGCGTGGCGGTGGTGGGCGGTGGCGCCTCGGGCCTCTCGGCGGCGCAGGTGCTGGCCGCCCGGGGCGTGCCCTTCCTCCTCTTCGAGCGCGAGGACACCCTGGGTGGCCGCTTCGTCGCGGGCGCGCCGGAGGCGGATGCGCCGAAGATGCCGGACACGAGCGCCCTGCCCCCGGGAAGCGCTCGCACGCGGGCCACCGTCATCGGCCTGTATGACGACGAGGCCGGCCGCTACCTGGCGGTGGTGGCGGATGGGCCGGAGGGGACGAGGCTCCTCAAGGTGTATGCCGAGCGCTTCCTGCTGGCGCCAGGGGGCCACCCGCCGCTGCTGCCCTTCGAGAACAATGACCTGCCGGGCGTGTACGCGGGCCGCGCGGCGAGCCTGCTGATGCGCCGCTACGGCGTGGCGCCCGAGGTGGCGGCGCTGGTGGGCTGGGGCCCCGAGCTGTACGCGCTGGCGCGGCTGATGGAGGAGCACGGGACGAAGGTGGCGGCGGTGGTGGACCTGAAGGGCCCGTTGCCTCCGGGAGCTCCAGCCAGAGCCACCCTGGGCAGCGAGCCCAAGGCGCACGGCCGGGGCGAGGTGAGCGGCTTCAGCTACGCGGACGCGTCGGGCCGGCGGGTGAAGGTGGACTGTGACGCGGTGCTGGTGGCGGTGGCGACGAGCCCGAGCTTCGAGCTGGCCCGCCAGGGTGGCGCGAAGGTGGAGTTCGACGAGGCACGCGAGGTGTTCGCGGTGGTGGCGGACGCGGACGGACGCACCGCCGCGCCGGACGTGTACGTGGCTGGGGATGTGACGGGTGGGAGGAGCATGGTGGAGTCCGCGGCCTCGGGCAGGCGCGCGGCCGAGTCGCTCCTCGGAGGGCTGTCATGA
- a CDS encoding trypsin-like serine peptidase, with protein MNLKIARAFLVVGLTGCGVAELPADVPDAEPTGAAESPVIVGSVNWSSVTSLSSTSTERTRSKAVGYLSIPAVGSRCTAWLVADDKVVTNNHCIGSSSNAVGARVSFNYEDGVASTSRIWYDCSTFVKTWSAEDMTVIQCKPVNGTLPGQVYGKLTVASGNATNSSAMYVVHQNCDYNATPSCTPTKKYSPGSVLNTNWSSNELSYNADTLGGSSGSPVLGGAGSTYAHQVIGLHHVGVGSNYSSSAYNTGVEASAIRARLAEIGL; from the coding sequence ATGAACCTGAAGATTGCTCGTGCGTTCCTGGTCGTCGGTCTGACGGGCTGTGGTGTTGCCGAGCTGCCCGCGGACGTACCGGACGCGGAGCCCACGGGCGCCGCGGAGTCCCCGGTCATCGTGGGCTCGGTGAACTGGAGCAGTGTCACGTCGCTGAGCTCCACCAGCACCGAGCGGACGCGCTCCAAGGCGGTGGGCTATCTGTCGATCCCCGCCGTGGGCAGCCGCTGCACCGCGTGGCTGGTGGCCGACGACAAGGTGGTGACCAACAACCACTGCATCGGAAGCAGCTCGAACGCGGTGGGCGCCAGGGTGTCCTTCAACTACGAGGACGGCGTCGCCTCCACCAGCCGCATCTGGTACGACTGCTCCACCTTCGTGAAGACGTGGTCGGCCGAGGACATGACGGTCATCCAGTGCAAGCCCGTCAACGGCACCCTCCCCGGCCAGGTGTACGGCAAGCTGACGGTGGCCAGCGGTAACGCCACCAACAGCTCCGCCATGTACGTCGTCCACCAGAACTGCGACTACAACGCCACCCCGAGCTGCACCCCGACGAAGAAGTACTCGCCGGGCTCGGTGCTCAACACCAACTGGAGCAGCAACGAGCTGTCCTACAACGCGGACACGCTGGGCGGCTCGTCGGGCTCGCCGGTGCTGGGCGGCGCGGGCTCCACCTACGCGCACCAGGTGATCGGCCTGCACCACGTGGGCGTCGGCTCCAACTACAGCAGCAGCGCCTACAACACGGGCGTCGAGGCTTCGGCCATCAGGGCCCGCCTCGCGGAGATCGGCCTGTAG
- a CDS encoding aldo/keto reductase has product MSPSDPLPSFARWLEPRPSGPGAPLATVTVGTMNFGTRTPAPEAQRIVARALERGVPFFDTANSYGNGEAERLLGQSLRGRRAEVGLATKVGLARVRGKPEGLSGGQVTRAVEESLKRLGTDHVDLLYLHAPDSATPVGETLEAMHELLRAGKARHWGVSNHAAWQLLELRGLCDARGMPRPAVSQVLYNPLVRQIEVEYLPFTRRYPLHTTVYNPLAGGLLSGRHAPGAPIPEGSRFDGNRLYQRRYWSERLFELAGRLRGVAEAAGLTLLELSYAWLAGRPGVDSVLAGPGTVEHLDAALDACAKPLPPEVATRVDEVYREWLGTDATYAR; this is encoded by the coding sequence ATGTCCCCTTCCGATCCACTTCCCTCCTTCGCGCGCTGGCTCGAACCCCGCCCCTCGGGGCCCGGAGCCCCCCTGGCCACCGTGACCGTGGGCACGATGAACTTCGGAACGCGCACTCCCGCGCCCGAGGCCCAGCGCATCGTGGCCCGTGCCCTGGAGCGTGGCGTGCCCTTCTTCGACACGGCCAACTCGTACGGCAATGGAGAGGCCGAGCGCCTCCTCGGTCAGTCGCTGCGAGGCCGGCGGGCGGAGGTGGGCCTCGCCACCAAGGTGGGGCTGGCGCGCGTCCGGGGAAAACCCGAGGGACTCTCCGGCGGGCAGGTGACGCGCGCGGTGGAGGAGAGCCTGAAGCGGCTCGGGACGGACCACGTGGATCTGCTCTACCTGCATGCCCCGGATTCCGCCACGCCGGTGGGGGAGACGCTGGAGGCCATGCACGAGCTGCTGCGCGCGGGCAAGGCACGGCACTGGGGTGTCTCCAACCACGCGGCCTGGCAGCTCCTGGAGCTGCGAGGCCTGTGCGACGCGCGCGGCATGCCTCGCCCGGCGGTGTCCCAGGTGCTCTACAACCCGCTGGTGCGCCAGATAGAGGTGGAGTACCTGCCCTTCACGCGCCGCTACCCGCTCCACACCACCGTGTACAACCCGCTGGCCGGAGGCCTCCTCTCCGGGCGCCACGCACCGGGTGCGCCCATCCCCGAGGGCTCGCGCTTCGATGGCAACCGCCTGTACCAGCGCCGCTACTGGTCCGAGCGCCTCTTCGAGCTGGCCGGGCGCCTGCGCGGCGTGGCCGAGGCGGCGGGCCTGACGCTGCTGGAGCTCTCCTACGCGTGGCTGGCGGGCCGGCCGGGAGTGGACTCGGTGCTGGCGGGCCCGGGGACGGTGGAGCACCTGGACGCGGCGCTGGACGCCTGCGCGAAGCCCCTGCCCCCGGAGGTGGCCACGCGCGTCGACGAGGTGTACCGGGAGTGGCTGGGGACGGACGCCACATACGCGAGGTGA
- a CDS encoding SDR family NAD(P)-dependent oxidoreductase, with the protein MRPPIDSGTVLITGACSRIGRELARQLARRARTLVLVAHQKEPLEELRDELLASNPTLGVAVEKCDLSHPDEVDALLDSLHRHLIQVDVLVNNAEQGEFGLYEQQRWPHIHQMLRANVSAPMLLTHRLLRRMVERGRGGILNIGSGGGRLYIPGMAVYAGTRHFLEGFTESLRLELVGTGVVVTRVEPGPVAVDAHAPPSWMSISAVRCAREALEGFERASPLVYPGLAYRWMMRLVSLMPRPLMRATGMMAAKKLRQGTALLEERGQRVLLAGGPEALSR; encoded by the coding sequence ATGCGTCCACCCATCGATTCCGGCACCGTGCTCATCACGGGGGCCTGCTCGCGCATTGGCCGGGAGCTCGCACGCCAGCTCGCTCGCAGGGCGAGGACCCTGGTGCTCGTCGCCCACCAGAAGGAGCCGCTAGAGGAGCTCCGGGACGAGCTGCTCGCGAGCAACCCCACCCTGGGCGTGGCGGTGGAGAAGTGCGACCTGTCGCACCCGGACGAGGTGGATGCGCTGCTGGACTCGCTGCACCGCCACCTCATCCAGGTGGACGTGCTGGTGAACAACGCCGAGCAGGGGGAGTTCGGCCTCTACGAGCAGCAGCGCTGGCCGCACATCCACCAGATGTTGAGGGCGAACGTGTCGGCGCCCATGCTGCTCACCCACCGGTTGCTGCGGCGCATGGTGGAGCGCGGGCGCGGTGGCATCCTCAACATCGGCTCGGGGGGTGGACGGCTGTACATCCCGGGCATGGCCGTCTACGCCGGGACCCGGCACTTCCTCGAGGGGTTCACCGAGTCGCTGCGGTTGGAGCTGGTCGGCACCGGGGTGGTGGTGACGCGGGTGGAGCCCGGGCCGGTGGCGGTGGACGCTCACGCGCCGCCGTCGTGGATGAGCATCTCCGCGGTCCGGTGCGCCCGCGAGGCGCTCGAGGGCTTCGAGCGTGCCTCGCCCCTGGTGTACCCGGGCCTGGCGTACCGGTGGATGATGCGGCTGGTGTCGCTCATGCCGCGCCCGCTGATGCGGGCCACGGGGATGATGGCCGCGAAGAAGCTGCGGCAGGGGACCGCGTTGCTGGAGGAGCGTGGCCAGCGTGTGTTGCTGGCCGGTGGGCCCGAGGCGCTCAGCCGATGA